The following is a genomic window from Bacteroidia bacterium.
CCAGCACCGCACGGCTGTGCTGCATCAGTGCATGCGTCGCGCCGCGGAGCAGCGGTATATGTGTGTGCCCGCGTAAATGGTGCTGATAACTGCTGTCCGGCAGCTGCGATGCCCCGATTGCGGGCTGGCATCCGGTTTCCTTCATCAATATCGTCGCGGCGTCGAGCATGGCCGGGAGCAAACGGTCAATCTCCTGCTGGCGGGAGCCCGGGAGGAGGCCGAGGATCGGCGCGTCAGCGGACAATCCGTACGTCTCGCAAAATGTGCCACGGTCGCTGACGTTCAGGATTTCGAGCAGAGGATGCCCAACGAAGGTGACCGGTACGTCGGCATCCCTGAACAACGGTGCTTCGAAAGGAAACACCACGGCAAGATGATCCACAAGATCGCGCATCTTCGCGATGCGTCCCTTGCCCCACGCCCACACCTGCGGACTGATGTAGTACAGGACTTTAATGCCGGCTTCGCGTACGCGCTTGGCGAAGCGAAGATTGAATCCTGGATAGTCGATGAGCACCACAACGTCGGGTTTGCGCAGCGCGAGCTCCTCTCGACAACGGCGGAACATGCTGCGTAAAAATCCGGCGTTTTTGGCGACCTCCACGAAACCCATGATCGCTGTCTGCGAAATATGGAATAGCAGGTCCACTCCCTCCGCCTTCATGAGGTCGCCGCCGATGCCGAAGCATTCGCTTTCGGGATGCGTCTCCTTCAACGCCCGAAGCACACGCGCGCCGTACTGATCACCGGAAGCTTCCCCCGCGATGATCATGACACGTGGGGCGGCGCGTTTCATCGCAGCAACCAGATGACGACGAGCAGCAGCGTCGCGACCGCAAAGGCCTGGAGCGAGCGGGCTTCCGATTGCCAGCCGGCTTTCCAGTTAATCTTCACTGGTGCGGAACTCTGGAACGCCGTTGGACGGAAGAGAAATCGAGGGACGGCGGTACAATAGTCTTCGTATTCCTTGCCGAATTTCTCACGCAGGAATCGCTCTTCCTCGCGAACAATCAAGGTGTATTGGAAAATGAACCAAAGCAAGGCCACGAGCTGCAGCCATGGGAACAATGCAAGCGACATGACGCCCACACCCACGTAGAGCAGGATGTTGCCGACGTAAAGGGGATTTCGTACATGCGCAAACGGTCCGGATGTGACGAGGCGGCTTGCGCCTACCTCCCCGGTGACGCGCGTTTCGCTCCCGACGTAGAACACACCCCAGGCACGCACGAATTCTCCCAGTGCAGCTATGGCGAATCCGATGCCGAGACTGATCAACGTCGGCCGTGCAAACACCATCATGACGACGAGGAAGGGAAGGGGCGTGTAGCTGCGGTTGCGAAAAAGGAACTGGCTGAAAGTCACTGAAAACTCATTTCTGTATAACCTTTAAAGCTATACGGAAAAATCAGGAAATGCAATGGATAGTCGGAAATCACACTGCACGGAAGACGTCCGGGGATGAGCATAAATCGTCACGGACTCACAATGAAGCACCCGGCGATGCGCGAGCATGGAAAGCGGTGTGGTTGCTTGTCCCGATGTACACACGGCGTATTTCTGTGCTCATCATGCGAAATCCGCCGACGGATGCGTGTGGAAATCAACATTCGCGAATCGCAAGAAACAGACTGTGGAAAACTGACCTCCAGTGTCGTATATTTTGCAAAAGGCCATTCCGCAATCCGGTGCGCCAGGTCGCACCCGATTGTTCCGGGCATCTGTTCCCGCTATTGCACCGACGAGAACGAGGAGATCACATGTTCGAACGTGAAGAGCATCACCTGCTGCGCCGTACTGTCCGCGATTTCGCGGAGAACGAGATACGCCCTCTGGCGAAGGACTTGGACGAGAAAGAAGAGTTCTCGTACGAACTCACACGGAAAATGGGAGAAATAGGACTGTTTGGTATAGTCCTTCCGGAGAAATACGGCGGTCAGGGAATGGACTATCTCTCGTATATCATCGCCGTGGAAGAGCTGGCGCGCGTGGACAGTTCGCAGGCGGCCACCGTCGCCGCACATAATTCTCTTGGGATCGGGCCCATTTACAATTTCGGGAATGAGCAGCAAAAGAACGATCTGCTCCCTCCGCTCTGCACCGGCGAGGCGCTCTGGGCCTTCGGTCTCACAGAACCCGAAGCGGGGTCCGACTCCCGCGGCAGCAAGACCACAGCGCGTATCGAGGACGGCGAATGGGTGCTGAACGGCTCGAAAATTTTCATCACCAACGCTTCGACGGATATCACGCTCGGCGCGACGGTGCAGGCGGTGTCCGATGTCCTGCCCGATGGCAGAAAAGAGTTTTCCACCATCATCGTCAATCAAAACACTCCCGGTTTCAGTGTTCGTACGATGAAGGAGAAAATGATGTGGCGTGCCTCCAATACCAGTGAGCTGTACTTCGATAACTGCCGTGTTCCGGAGGATCATCTGCTCGGGCAACGCGGTGAGGGATCCAAAATTATGCTGCGCACGCTCGACGACGGGCGTCTCTCCATCGCCGCTATGGGCTTGGGGCTCGCACAGGGCGCCTACGAACTCGCCTTGCAGCATGCCAAAACCCGCAAACAGTTCGGCCGGGCCATCGCGAGTTTCCAGATCATCGCATTCAAACTCGCGGATATGGCTCTGAAGATTGAACTTGCGCGCAACCTGCTCTACAAAGCCTGCTGGCTCAAACAGACAGGACAGCCCTTCGCGAAAGAGTCCGCCATGTCCAAGCTGTACTGTTCCGAGATTGCGAAGGAAGTAGCGGACGAAGCGGTACAGATTCACGGTGGCTATGGGTTGATGAAAGAGTACGATATCGAACGCTTTTACCGTGACCAGCGCCTCCTGCAAATCGGCGAAGGCACATCCGAAATCCAGCGTCTGGTCATCAGCCGCTATCTACTGGACTGATGCCGATGCCGCAATTCACGATTGTGATCGAGAAAACGATCACCGGTGTCGATGCCAGTGTCCCTTCCATACGCGAGTGCGAAACCTGGGCCGCCACGGAGGACGAAGCGATTTCGTCCCTGCTCGAGCGCCTGGCTTTTTTTTTGCATCGTGATCCC
Proteins encoded in this region:
- a CDS encoding isoprenylcysteine carboxylmethyltransferase family protein, which codes for MTFSQFLFRNRSYTPLPFLVVMMVFARPTLISLGIGFAIAALGEFVRAWGVFYVGSETRVTGEVGASRLVTSGPFAHVRNPLYVGNILLYVGVGVMSLALFPWLQLVALLWFIFQYTLIVREEERFLREKFGKEYEDYCTAVPRFLFRPTAFQSSAPVKINWKAGWQSEARSLQAFAVATLLLVVIWLLR
- the lpxB gene encoding lipid-A-disaccharide synthase encodes the protein MKRAAPRVMIIAGEASGDQYGARVLRALKETHPESECFGIGGDLMKAEGVDLLFHISQTAIMGFVEVAKNAGFLRSMFRRCREELALRKPDVVVLIDYPGFNLRFAKRVREAGIKVLYYISPQVWAWGKGRIAKMRDLVDHLAVVFPFEAPLFRDADVPVTFVGHPLLEILNVSDRGTFCETYGLSADAPILGLLPGSRQQEIDRLLPAMLDAATILMKETGCQPAIGASQLPDSSYQHHLRGHTHIPLLRGATHALMQHSRAVLVASGTATVETALYETPMVIVYRASFLNYQIGKRLIQIDSIGMPNILAGKRIVPELLQDELKPQNIADHALPYFTDPARHAATVAELHRVRERMGTAGASRRVAELLLDMTGHSSASTQG
- a CDS encoding acyl-CoA dehydrogenase family protein; its protein translation is MFEREEHHLLRRTVRDFAENEIRPLAKDLDEKEEFSYELTRKMGEIGLFGIVLPEKYGGQGMDYLSYIIAVEELARVDSSQAATVAAHNSLGIGPIYNFGNEQQKNDLLPPLCTGEALWAFGLTEPEAGSDSRGSKTTARIEDGEWVLNGSKIFITNASTDITLGATVQAVSDVLPDGRKEFSTIIVNQNTPGFSVRTMKEKMMWRASNTSELYFDNCRVPEDHLLGQRGEGSKIMLRTLDDGRLSIAAMGLGLAQGAYELALQHAKTRKQFGRAIASFQIIAFKLADMALKIELARNLLYKACWLKQTGQPFAKESAMSKLYCSEIAKEVADEAVQIHGGYGLMKEYDIERFYRDQRLLQIGEGTSEIQRLVISRYLLD